CCGCCGCGGAGATGCAGGAAGCCATCTTCCGCCACCTGGACGAAGCCGACATGCTGCTGATGGCCGCCGCCGTGGCCGACTACCGCCCCGAAGCCCCCGCCGGGCACAAAATCAAAAAAGGCCGTGACCGCTGGGAACTCCCCCTGACCCGCACCACCGACATCCTTGCCACCCTGGCCAGCCGCCGTGCCGATTTCCCCCGCCTGCGCCTCGTGGTCGGCTTCGCAGCCGAAAGCCACGACCTGCTGGAAAACGCCCGCCACAAACTGCAAGCCAAGCGGATGGATCTCATCGTCGCCAACGATATCACCGCCCCCCAGGCCGGTTTTGCCGTCGACACCAACAAGGTGACGCTGCTCTACGCCGACGGCCTGCAGGAAGCCCTTCCGCTGATGAGCAAAGCCGAAGTGGCCCACGCGGTGCTGCTGCGGGCGTTAGTGTTGCTGGAAGACGGCCTGCTGGGCCACCTGACCCCGCGCCGCGCCTGGGAACGCGCCCAGCCCGAAGGGGCCTACGCCCCCCCTTCGCTGGAAAACGAGGGCTTCATTCACCTTTCCCGCCTCGACCAGATTCCACGGGTACGGGCACGTTTCTACGCCGGTCGGGACGACCTGCTACTGCTCAAGATCCGCTTTGCTGCCATTGCCGACCACCTGCGCTGGGAAGCCGCCGACGGCGAAGTCTTTCCCCACCTCTACGCCCCCCTGCCGCTGGAAGCCGTGGCCGCGGTGGAAGCCATACCATAAAGGGAAACCGCCCGATGCGCAGCGTTTCTTTGACAACTTTGCTTTCTTCCCTTAAAATACCACCCGCTTGCCTTGAACCAACCTCGCGTGAAATGCGAGCAATCTTATCACGGAAGGGGTCTTCCCATGAAAGAGTACACGACCGAAAAGATCCGCAACATCGCTCTGGTTTCCCACAGCAGTGCGGGCAAGACCATGCTCGCCGAGGCACTGCTGCATTTTACCGGCGCAACCACCCGTCTGGGGAGCATCAAAGACGGCTCCACCGTTTCCGACTTCGAAGAAGAGGAAATCCGCCGTGGGTTGTCCCTTTCCACTGCCCTCATTCCGGTGGAATACCAAGACCACAAAATCAACCTGCTGGATACCCCCGGCTACACCGACTTCGTCGGTGAGGTGATTTCCGCCCTCTACGTGGCCGATGGCGCGGTGGTGCTGGTGGATGCGGTGGCTGGCATCGAGGTCGGCACCGAAGTCGCGTGGTCTTACGCCGACAAGTTTGGCCGCCCGCGCTTCCTGCTCATCAACAAGATGGACCGCGACAACGCCAACTTCCAGAAAATGCTCACCCAGGCGCAGGAAACCTTCGACGCCCGCTTCATTCCGGTACAACTGCCGTGGGGTGAAGGGGAAGCCTTCCAGGGCGTGATCGACCTGCTGAGCATGAAAGCCTACGCGGGCGCAGGCACCGAAGCGCAAGACATTCCCGCCGAACTGGCCGACGCGGCCGAGGAAGCCCGCATGGCGCTGGTGGAAGCCGCCGCCGAGGGCGACGACAGCCTGCTGGAAAAATACCTGGAAGGCGAAGAACTGACCGCCGACGAGGTGGTGCGGGGCCTGAAAGCCGTGGTGATGAGCGGCGATTACGTGCCCGTGTTTGTGGCCGCGGGCGAAAAGGAAATTGGCCTCGCGCCGCTGCTGGAAGCCATGATTGCCCTGATGCCTTCCCCCGCGGAAGCACCTGCCCTGCCCGCGGAAAACGCCAAAGGCGAGCCAGTGGGACTCACCGCGGACGACAGCGGCCCCCTCGCCGCCTACGTCTGGAAGACCACCGCCGATCCCTTCGTGGGCAAGATCACCTACTTCAAGGTGGTTTCCGGCACCCTGCATTCCGACACGCGCGTCTGGAACGCTAACAAGAACACCGAAGAGCGGCTGGGCACCTTGCACATCCTGCGCGGCAAAGAACAGATTGCCGTCAAGGTGCTGCATGCCGGCGACCTGGGCACTGTGCCCAAACTGAGCGAAACCGGCACCGGCGACACCCTCTGCGACAAGGGCAACCCCATCAAAATTGCCATGCCCGAATACCCCACCGCCCTCTACCGCGTCGCGGTGGTGCCTCAATCGCAGTCCGATTCCACCAAACTCGGCTCTACCCTCACCCGCCTGTGCGAAGAAGACCCCACCCTCTCGTGGTATCAGGACGGCTCCACCAAGCAGACCATCTTGCAGGGCATGGGAGACCAGCACATTGACGTCGCCATCCGCAAGGCCAAGACCAAGTTCCAGC
This portion of the Chloroflexota bacterium genome encodes:
- a CDS encoding elongation factor G: MKEYTTEKIRNIALVSHSSAGKTMLAEALLHFTGATTRLGSIKDGSTVSDFEEEEIRRGLSLSTALIPVEYQDHKINLLDTPGYTDFVGEVISALYVADGAVVLVDAVAGIEVGTEVAWSYADKFGRPRFLLINKMDRDNANFQKMLTQAQETFDARFIPVQLPWGEGEAFQGVIDLLSMKAYAGAGTEAQDIPAELADAAEEARMALVEAAAEGDDSLLEKYLEGEELTADEVVRGLKAVVMSGDYVPVFVAAGEKEIGLAPLLEAMIALMPSPAEAPALPAENAKGEPVGLTADDSGPLAAYVWKTTADPFVGKITYFKVVSGTLHSDTRVWNANKNTEERLGTLHILRGKEQIAVKVLHAGDLGTVPKLSETGTGDTLCDKGNPIKIAMPEYPTALYRVAVVPQSQSDSTKLGSTLTRLCEEDPTLSWYQDGSTKQTILQGMGDQHIDVAIRKAKTKFQLNLDTAEPKVPYRETITKKGQAQYRHKKQTGGAGQFAEVHMRVEPNPESDYDFAWEVFGGAISSSFQPSIEKGIKNVMKQGVIAGYPVVNVKIAVFDGKEHPVDSKPVAFEIASREAFKLAFQDAGPVLLEPIYKVRITVPESNMGDVLGDLNTRRARVQGMDTEKGRSVITAEVPLAEMLRYTTDLRSLTGGRGVFEMEFSHYEKVPAHLQQEIIAERQRELAEEK